The genomic window GCTGCTCCTACTAATTCGGCATAAATTTTTGCGCCTCTTGCTTTGGCGTGTTCATATTCTTCCAGAATCAAAGCTCCTGCTCCTTCTCCCATGACAAAACCGTCTCGGTCTGCATCATAAGGACGGCTGGCTGTGGCAAAATCATCATTTCTGGTAGACATCGCTTTCATAATCGAGAAACCGCCAACCGAAGCCGGAGAAATAGCCGCTTCGGAACCGCCACTTACGATCACTTTAGCCTTTCCAAGACGGATATAATTGAAAGCATCCATCAATGCCGTATTTCCTGTTGCACAAGCTGAAATCGTGGTATAATTGATCCCCTGAAGTCCGAATTTCATAGAAATCATTCCTGAAGCCATGTTGGCGATGAATTTAGGCACGAAAAACGGATTAAACCTTGGAGTTCCGTCACCTGCTGCAAAATTCATCACTTCACTTTCGAAAGTCCACATTCCGCCTTGTCCTGTTCCCCAGATTACCCCTGTATCGAACGGATCCATGTTTTCCAGCTCAAGTCCTGAATCTTTTAAAGCTTCCGCGGTTGAATACATGGCATATTGTGAAAAAAGGTCGCTTCTTTTGATTTCGTTATGCGTTAAATGAACTTTTGGATCGAAATTTTTAACTTCACAAGCAAAATGTACTTTAAACTTTTCGGTATCGAAGTGCGTAATTTTATTGGCTCCG from Chryseobacterium camelliae includes these protein-coding regions:
- the fabF gene encoding beta-ketoacyl-ACP synthase II, with the translated sequence MKRVVITGLGAVTPLGNNVEEFWQNSINGISGANKITHFDTEKFKVHFACEVKNFDPKVHLTHNEIKRSDLFSQYAMYSTAEALKDSGLELENMDPFDTGVIWGTGQGGMWTFESEVMNFAAGDGTPRFNPFFVPKFIANMASGMISMKFGLQGINYTTISACATGNTALMDAFNYIRLGKAKVIVSGGSEAAISPASVGGFSIMKAMSTRNDDFATASRPYDADRDGFVMGEGAGALILEEYEHAKARGAKIYAELVGAAMTADAYHMTAPHPDGVGAIKAMQLALNEAGINTEDIDYINPHATSTPMGDLVELNGINKLFKGSKNLDISATKSMTGHLLGAAGAAEAILSIKAIENGIIPPTINLHTLDENIPKDINIVFGEAKEKVINYALSNAFGFGGHNATLIFKKFS